From the genome of Thermoanaerobacterium sp. PSU-2, one region includes:
- a CDS encoding DNA polymerase III subunit alpha, which yields MFVHLHVHSEYSLLDGSCRIKELIKRTKELGMNSIAITDHGVMYGAIDFYKEAVSYGVKPIIGCEIYVSPRSLYDKEYGIDNVNYHLILLCKNMTGYENLMKIVSKASIDGFYYKPRVDHQYLKEHSEGLIALSSCLGGEIPSYLLSDDYEKAKETAIFYNSIFGTGNFYLELQYHGLSQQEKVNSELIKLSKELNIPLVATNDVHYLNKEDHLAHEVLLCIQTGKNMDDADRMSFPTDQFYLKSPDEMYEMFSYCKEALENTVKIADMCNLEFEFNKTKLPKYEVPDGMKSDEYLRKLCIDGLYERYPNPTDEVMERLNYELSVIEKMGYVDYFLIVWDFIKFARDNGIMTGPGRGSAAGSLVAYCLGITKIDPIKYNLLFERFLNPERVSMPDIDSDFCYERRQEVIDYVVKKYGEDRVAQIITFGTMAARAAIRDVGRALNFPYAEVDVIAKMIPFELGMTIDKAIELNPELKDKYEKDEKIRQLIDISRSLEGLPRHASTHAAGVVISSEPLVKYVPLQKNEGSIVTQFTMTTLEELGLLKMDFLGLRTLTVIRDTLDIVKETRGIDVDIDSIDFEDKEVYALISRGDTEGVFQLESSGMKQFMTELKPEKLEDVIAGISLYRPGPMDQIPRYIENKNNPENIKYEHPLLKPILDVTYGCMVYQEQVMQIVRDLAGYSLGRSDLVRRAMAKKKMKVMEEERKNFIYGIRDENGNYIVPGAVNKGVDEATANRLFDEMIDFANYAFNKSHAAAYAVVAFQTAYLKRYYPVEFMAALLNSFVDNTDKVAFYVQVLKKMGIQVLPPDINESYSYFTVVNGKIRFGLAAVKNVGLNATLEIVEDRKKKGRYTSIIDFFERIDEMQLNKKAVESLIKAGAFDSFGVYRSQLLAVYEGIMESIHRSREKNIKGQISLFESDEESHKIDYSLPDIKEFSKGVILSMEKETMGLYISGHPLDEYQDDIQRIANCTTRDLKNSDDSFAKKSAFDDQDVVLVGIVESKKIKFTKNNNMMAFVNLADLYGTIEVIVFPAVYERYSKFLSEDLPVVVKGKVSLREDEEPKILCDEVEPLTHRIREKLWLNVKEQKDVEKIKGILTKYKGNIPVFIRYANKNLAAQKDLWVNGANELLDELASVLGKENVKIV from the coding sequence ATGTTTGTACATTTGCACGTTCACAGCGAATACAGCCTTCTTGATGGTTCATGCAGAATAAAAGAGCTTATAAAGAGGACAAAAGAGCTTGGAATGAACTCTATAGCTATTACAGATCACGGTGTCATGTACGGCGCCATCGACTTTTACAAAGAAGCAGTATCTTATGGTGTAAAACCTATAATTGGATGTGAGATTTACGTCTCTCCAAGATCACTATACGATAAAGAATACGGCATAGATAACGTAAATTATCATTTAATTTTACTATGTAAAAACATGACTGGATATGAAAATTTGATGAAAATTGTCTCAAAGGCATCTATTGATGGTTTTTACTATAAACCAAGGGTCGATCATCAGTACTTAAAAGAACACAGTGAAGGTCTTATAGCGCTTAGCTCATGTCTTGGCGGTGAAATACCATCATATCTCCTATCTGATGATTATGAAAAAGCTAAAGAGACTGCTATTTTTTATAACTCTATTTTTGGGACAGGAAACTTTTATTTGGAACTTCAATACCACGGTTTAAGCCAACAAGAAAAAGTAAATTCAGAATTGATAAAGCTTTCAAAAGAGCTAAACATACCTCTTGTGGCCACAAACGATGTTCACTACCTTAATAAAGAGGATCATTTGGCGCATGAAGTCCTTTTGTGCATTCAGACAGGTAAAAACATGGATGATGCTGATAGGATGTCATTTCCAACAGATCAGTTTTATTTAAAGTCCCCTGATGAAATGTATGAGATGTTTTCATATTGCAAGGAAGCTTTGGAGAATACGGTAAAAATTGCTGATATGTGCAATCTGGAATTTGAATTTAATAAAACGAAGCTTCCTAAGTATGAAGTGCCAGACGGCATGAAATCTGATGAATATTTGAGAAAACTTTGCATTGATGGGTTGTATGAAAGGTATCCAAATCCAACTGATGAAGTGATGGAAAGGCTAAACTACGAGCTTTCTGTGATAGAAAAGATGGGATATGTTGATTACTTTTTAATCGTTTGGGATTTTATTAAATTTGCCCGCGACAATGGAATAATGACTGGCCCTGGAAGGGGTTCGGCTGCAGGAAGTCTTGTGGCATACTGCCTTGGCATAACAAAGATTGATCCTATAAAGTACAATCTTCTTTTTGAAAGATTTTTGAATCCTGAAAGAGTAAGCATGCCAGATATAGACTCTGATTTTTGCTATGAGAGAAGACAAGAGGTAATTGATTATGTAGTCAAAAAGTATGGGGAAGATAGAGTGGCTCAGATAATAACATTTGGTACAATGGCTGCCAGGGCTGCCATAAGAGATGTGGGCCGTGCCTTAAACTTCCCTTATGCTGAAGTTGATGTCATTGCAAAAATGATACCTTTCGAACTGGGTATGACTATAGATAAAGCAATCGAGTTAAATCCAGAGCTAAAAGATAAGTACGAAAAAGACGAGAAGATTAGGCAGTTAATTGATATTTCAAGATCTCTTGAAGGACTTCCGCGGCATGCTTCTACACATGCTGCAGGCGTAGTTATATCAAGTGAACCACTGGTAAAATACGTTCCATTGCAGAAAAATGAAGGTTCTATTGTCACACAGTTTACGATGACGACTTTGGAAGAATTAGGCCTTTTAAAGATGGATTTTTTGGGTTTGAGGACACTTACTGTCATAAGAGATACTTTAGATATCGTAAAAGAAACCAGAGGAATAGATGTTGACATAGACAGTATTGATTTTGAAGATAAAGAAGTTTATGCACTAATAAGCAGAGGCGATACTGAGGGCGTATTTCAATTGGAGTCATCTGGAATGAAACAGTTTATGACAGAGCTAAAGCCAGAAAAGTTAGAAGATGTAATAGCAGGTATATCGCTTTATAGACCGGGACCGATGGATCAAATACCAAGATACATAGAAAATAAAAACAACCCTGAAAACATAAAATATGAACATCCGCTTCTTAAGCCAATTCTTGATGTTACTTACGGCTGCATGGTGTATCAAGAGCAAGTTATGCAGATAGTTAGGGATTTGGCGGGGTATTCATTGGGAAGGTCTGATTTAGTTCGCCGTGCCATGGCGAAGAAAAAAATGAAAGTCATGGAGGAAGAGAGAAAAAACTTCATCTATGGAATCAGGGATGAAAATGGCAATTACATCGTACCGGGAGCTGTAAACAAAGGCGTCGATGAAGCTACAGCCAACAGGCTTTTTGACGAAATGATTGATTTTGCCAATTATGCATTCAATAAATCTCATGCTGCGGCTTATGCTGTTGTGGCATTTCAAACGGCATATTTAAAGCGGTACTATCCTGTTGAATTCATGGCTGCATTGCTTAATAGCTTTGTTGACAATACGGACAAGGTGGCTTTCTATGTACAAGTTCTGAAAAAGATGGGTATACAAGTTTTGCCACCAGACATAAATGAAAGCTATTCTTATTTTACCGTCGTCAATGGCAAGATCAGATTTGGCCTTGCTGCTGTTAAGAATGTTGGGTTAAATGCCACTCTTGAAATTGTAGAAGACAGAAAGAAAAAGGGCAGGTACACCTCTATCATAGACTTTTTTGAGAGAATAGACGAAATGCAATTAAACAAGAAAGCTGTTGAAAGCCTTATAAAAGCTGGTGCATTTGATTCATTTGGCGTATACAGATCTCAATTATTGGCTGTTTACGAAGGCATCATGGAAAGCATTCATAGAAGCAGAGAGAAAAATATAAAGGGACAGATATCTCTATTTGAAAGTGATGAAGAAAGCCATAAAATCGATTATTCGCTTCCAGACATTAAAGAATTTTCTAAAGGCGTAATACTTTCTATGGAAAAAGAGACTATGGGGTTATATATTAGCGGCCATCCACTTGATGAATATCAAGACGATATACAAAGAATAGCAAATTGTACAACCAGAGACTTGAAAAATAGCGATGATTCATTTGCAAAAAAATCTGCCTTTGATGATCAAGATGTTGTTTTGGTAGGGATTGTAGAGAGCAAAAAAATAAAGTTTACAAAAAATAATAATATGATGGCTTTTGTAAATCTTGCAGATTTGTATGGTACCATCGAAGTCATCGTATTTCCTGCTGTGTACGAAAGATACTCAAAATTTTTAAGTGAAGATTTGCCTGTTGTAGTAAAAGGCAAAGTAAGTTTAAGAGAAGATGAAGAGCCAAAGATTTTATGCGATGAAGTTGAACCACTTACGCACAGGATAAGGGAAAAACTGTGGCTTAATGTAAAAGAACAAAAAGATGTGGAAAAGATTAAAGGTATCTTAACAAAATACAAGGGAAACATTCCGGTTTTTATAAGATATGCAAATAAAAATCTGGCGGCTCAGAAAGATCTTTGGGTAAATGGTGCAAATGAGCTTTTGGATGAACTTGCAAGTGTACTGGGAAAAGAAAATGTTAAAATTGTATAA
- a CDS encoding DRTGG domain-containing protein, with translation MTKNERVLEYLKSLPEGTKISVRSLAQALKISEGTAYKAIKDAESMYIVTTIPRAGTIRTKPKSKSFDRLTYEEIKNVVDGIVLGGENGLNIELNKFLIGAMTTEEMVKYIQPGDLIILGNRDNAQMAALKAGAAVLITGGFDAKMEVKTLADKLSLPLISTTYDTFTVATLINKAINERMTKKRVLLVSNIMSSNPIYMTTNQTVNDWKLLLNKTSHTRYPVVDESGTLVGIVTSREIAKADDDDKIGDIMARNPIYVTETTTVAFAAHLMIWWNIEVLPVTNNKELVGIISREDVIKALQYMAKQPQIEETINDTLLKDFHAEKTQDGMKFYGTIPQNMVNQLGTVSSSALMMLMSECGISSVTRNKRFDAVVDNFLVYFIRPLQAEKTIEVNTSIIDYSGNFCKVEISVLYEETMIAKALMSLRLLKNKKLF, from the coding sequence ATGACTAAAAATGAGAGGGTGCTGGAGTATCTAAAAAGCCTGCCAGAAGGAACTAAAATCTCAGTAAGGAGTTTAGCGCAGGCTTTAAAGATAAGTGAAGGCACTGCGTATAAAGCCATAAAAGATGCAGAAAGCATGTACATTGTGACAACTATTCCGAGAGCAGGTACCATAAGGACAAAGCCTAAAAGTAAGTCCTTTGATAGACTGACGTACGAGGAAATAAAGAATGTTGTGGATGGAATTGTTTTAGGCGGAGAGAATGGGCTCAATATAGAGCTTAACAAATTTTTGATAGGTGCCATGACAACTGAAGAAATGGTAAAATACATTCAACCAGGTGATCTTATTATACTAGGCAATAGAGATAATGCACAGATGGCAGCATTAAAAGCAGGTGCTGCCGTCCTTATAACGGGTGGATTTGATGCTAAGATGGAAGTCAAAACTTTGGCAGATAAGCTTTCATTGCCTTTGATTTCAACTACGTATGATACATTTACCGTGGCAACCTTAATCAATAAAGCAATCAATGAGAGGATGACAAAAAAAAGGGTACTGCTTGTAAGCAATATTATGTCATCTAATCCTATCTACATGACGACAAATCAGACAGTAAATGATTGGAAGTTATTGTTAAATAAGACAAGTCATACAAGGTATCCTGTTGTAGATGAAAGCGGTACTTTAGTTGGAATAGTTACATCAAGAGAAATAGCCAAAGCTGACGATGATGATAAAATAGGAGACATAATGGCCAGAAATCCAATATATGTCACTGAAACTACGACTGTAGCTTTTGCAGCCCATCTAATGATATGGTGGAATATAGAGGTTTTGCCTGTTACCAATAATAAAGAACTTGTCGGCATCATAAGTAGAGAAGATGTGATAAAAGCTCTTCAGTACATGGCAAAACAGCCTCAGATTGAGGAGACTATCAATGACACATTGCTAAAAGACTTTCATGCTGAGAAAACACAAGATGGGATGAAATTTTATGGTACGATACCGCAAAACATGGTAAACCAATTAGGAACGGTCAGCAGCAGCGCCCTCATGATGCTTATGAGCGAATGCGGCATATCTTCAGTGACGAGAAATAAAAGATTTGATGCCGTTGTAGATAATTTTTTAGTTTATTTTATAAGGCCTCTACAAGCTGAAAAAACAATTGAGGTTAATACTTCTATTATTGACTATAGCGGTAATTTCTGTAAAGTTGAGATATCGGTTTTATACGAAGAAACAATGATTGCAAAAGCGCTGATGTCTTTGAGGCTTTTAAAGAACAAAAAACTTTTTTAA
- a CDS encoding HPr family phosphocarrier protein — protein MTEKTVEIKNKTGLHARPAALFVQAASKFSSQIWVEKENKKVNAKSIMGIMSLGVAQGNTVKLIADGSDEQEAIKTLVDLIDSKFGEE, from the coding sequence ATGACTGAAAAGACAGTAGAAATTAAAAATAAGACAGGTCTTCATGCGAGACCAGCAGCTTTGTTTGTACAAGCGGCAAGCAAATTTTCATCACAGATATGGGTGGAAAAAGAAAATAAAAAGGTAAATGCAAAAAGCATCATGGGTATTATGTCATTAGGAGTTGCACAGGGGAATACAGTGAAACTTATCGCTGATGGCAGCGACGAGCAAGAAGCAATTAAGACACTTGTTGATTTAATTGATTCAAAATTTGGAGAAGAATAA
- the whiA gene encoding DNA-binding protein WhiA: MSFSSITKNELSRIYPDDSCCKLAELAALIRTIGSISIYGHQRISLSLVTENASVARLAFKLLKDIFNVVAEVMVRRNSQLKKSLSYLILVSDKAAAENILKEVGLLKYDGEGSKLNYGIDKSIVSKKCCKKAYIRGAFLGGGSISDPEKAYHLEFITHNLDHAKDLSKLINNYHLHSKIIARKNNYVVYLKEGEQIVDVLNIMGAHNSLLNLENIRVYKDIRNNVNRLVNCETANLTKTINASLRQIENINYIKNSVGLNYLPDSLKEIAEKRLKYPDISLKELGQMLDPPVGKSGVNHRLRKIEEIVSKLKERRVNNYD, translated from the coding sequence ATGTCCTTTTCGTCTATCACAAAAAATGAGCTGTCAAGAATATACCCTGACGATAGCTGTTGCAAATTAGCTGAACTTGCTGCTTTGATAAGAACAATTGGTTCAATATCTATATATGGTCATCAGAGAATTAGTTTAAGCCTTGTAACTGAAAATGCTTCTGTGGCAAGATTAGCATTTAAGCTTTTAAAAGATATATTTAATGTGGTAGCAGAGGTGATGGTGAGGAGAAATAGCCAACTAAAAAAATCCTTAAGCTATTTGATTTTGGTCTCTGACAAGGCTGCAGCAGAGAACATATTGAAAGAAGTTGGACTTTTAAAGTATGACGGTGAAGGCAGTAAGTTAAATTATGGCATAGACAAAAGCATTGTCAGCAAAAAGTGTTGTAAGAAGGCCTACATTAGAGGTGCTTTTCTTGGAGGTGGTTCGATTAGCGATCCGGAAAAGGCGTACCATTTGGAATTTATAACGCACAATTTAGATCATGCTAAGGATTTAAGCAAATTAATAAATAATTATCATTTGCATTCAAAAATTATTGCAAGAAAAAATAATTATGTAGTATACTTAAAAGAGGGAGAACAAATAGTAGATGTCCTAAACATAATGGGGGCACATAATTCCTTATTGAACTTAGAAAATATACGCGTATATAAAGACATAAGGAATAATGTAAACAGGCTTGTTAATTGCGAGACTGCTAATCTTACAAAGACCATCAATGCATCATTGAGGCAGATAGAGAATATAAATTATATAAAGAACAGCGTAGGGCTTAATTATCTCCCGGATAGTTTAAAAGAGATTGCAGAGAAAAGGCTTAAATATCCAGATATAAGCCTTAAAGAATTGGGTCAAATGCTAGATCCTCCTGTTGGAAAATCAGGAGTCAATCATAGATTAAGAAAAATTGAAGAAATTGTATCAAAATTAAAAGAGAGGAGAGTCAATAACTATGACTGA
- the glgP gene encoding alpha-glucan family phosphorylase: MDRGKLPRVAYFCMEYGLHSDFKLYAGGLGILAGDHLKAAKELGMPLVGIGILWKQGYTEQHIGEDGYPYDAYHNYKYDFLKDTGVKVKVKIRNQDVYCKVWLVDSFDNAPLYLLDTDIPENGDRWITGQLYGWFGEERVAQEIVLGIGGVKALRALGIDIDVYHFNEGHAALAALELIREKMENKNMTFNEAWNATRQEVVFTTHTPVIEGNESHNIELLMYMGANNGLTIEQMSQIGGVPFNMTVAGLRLSRIANGVAKLHGQTANKMWAHVDNAAPIISITNGIDRKTWVDSRITEAYNKGENLLKTHNIIKQELIDFVYDRTGVKLDSDKLLIGFSRRAAPYKRSELIFTNDEVIGEYLKSRKIQMVFSGKGHPLDDVGKKIVAKLIEMTKKYPESVVFLPDYDMTIGKMLTRGSDVWLNNPRRPKEASGTSGMKAAMNGVLNLSILDGWWPEACIDGVNGWQFGDGFESDDVEILDKHDLEALYNVLLNKVVPTYYNDKAKWENMMRESIKTTYDAFSANRMLKEYYELMYAKH; the protein is encoded by the coding sequence ATGGACAGAGGAAAACTTCCAAGAGTAGCATACTTTTGCATGGAATACGGACTTCATTCGGATTTTAAACTTTACGCTGGAGGCCTTGGAATCTTAGCAGGTGATCATTTGAAAGCCGCAAAAGAACTTGGCATGCCTCTTGTAGGCATCGGCATCCTATGGAAACAAGGTTATACAGAACAACACATAGGCGAAGACGGTTATCCTTATGATGCATATCATAACTACAAATACGATTTTCTAAAAGATACAGGTGTGAAAGTAAAAGTTAAAATTAGAAATCAAGATGTATACTGCAAAGTCTGGCTTGTAGATAGTTTTGACAATGCACCACTGTATCTTTTAGATACGGATATACCCGAAAACGGAGATAGATGGATAACAGGACAACTTTACGGGTGGTTTGGCGAAGAAAGAGTTGCACAAGAAATCGTGCTTGGAATCGGTGGCGTAAAGGCTTTAAGAGCGTTGGGAATTGACATCGATGTCTATCACTTTAATGAAGGCCATGCAGCATTAGCAGCATTAGAACTCATACGGGAGAAAATGGAAAATAAAAATATGACGTTTAATGAAGCTTGGAATGCAACACGACAAGAAGTTGTCTTTACGACACATACACCTGTAATTGAAGGGAACGAATCTCACAACATAGAGCTTCTCATGTACATGGGCGCAAACAACGGTCTAACAATTGAGCAAATGTCTCAAATAGGCGGAGTTCCTTTTAATATGACTGTTGCAGGGCTAAGACTTTCACGAATTGCAAACGGTGTCGCAAAACTACACGGACAAACCGCAAATAAAATGTGGGCACATGTTGATAATGCGGCTCCAATCATATCAATTACAAACGGTATTGACAGAAAAACATGGGTAGATAGTAGAATCACGGAAGCATACAATAAAGGTGAAAATCTCCTGAAAACACATAATATAATAAAGCAAGAATTAATTGATTTTGTATATGATCGCACTGGTGTAAAACTTGATTCAGACAAATTGCTAATAGGCTTTTCAAGAAGAGCTGCTCCTTACAAGAGAAGTGAACTTATTTTCACAAATGATGAAGTTATAGGTGAATACTTAAAATCAAGAAAAATCCAAATGGTGTTTTCTGGAAAAGGACATCCTTTAGATGATGTTGGAAAAAAAATCGTAGCAAAACTAATTGAGATGACCAAAAAATACCCAGAAAGTGTCGTATTTCTTCCAGATTACGATATGACAATAGGCAAAATGTTGACAAGAGGTTCAGACGTTTGGCTTAACAATCCTCGAAGGCCAAAGGAAGCAAGTGGTACATCTGGCATGAAAGCTGCTATGAACGGTGTATTAAACTTAAGTATTTTAGATGGCTGGTGGCCTGAAGCTTGCATTGACGGTGTAAATGGCTGGCAATTTGGCGATGGATTTGAATCTGATGATGTGGAAATTTTAGATAAACATGACCTAGAAGCTTTGTACAATGTATTGTTAAATAAAGTTGTACCAACATATTACAACGATAAGGCAAAATGGGAAAATATGATGAGAGAAAGCATTAAAACAACCTATGATGCCTTTTCAGCAAATAGAATGCTTAAAGAATACTACGAATTAATGTATGCAAAACATTAA
- a CDS encoding glycoside hydrolase family 13 protein produces the protein MIRQAIYHKSDVPFAYPLNKDELHIVLRTASTDIKRCYIFYRDRYDWMGKFKVKEMFLTQSNELFDYYETTLKLNKKFVYFFYLISMKNERVYYTESGFYEEKPENSFHGFFQFPYICDMDVFFAPKWTSDCIIYQIFPDRFNNGDKSNDPENVRHWGEKPEPNTFFGGDIQGIIDKVEYLKELGINAIYMTPIFLSPSTHKYNTSDYYKIDPHFGDTNKAKELIDKCHKNGIRVIFDAVFNHCGYDFFAFQDVIKNGRDSKYWDWFNVYEWPIKTTPVPTYEAFADHEWRMPKLMTKNPDVQEYLLNVAEYWIKEVDIDGWRLDVANEIDHHFWRRFREIVKKAKHDAIIVGEVMHDASPWLYGDQFDSVMNYPFKNALVDFFAKRSIDAKRFNTIMTEQLMRHMDGVNRAMLNLIGSHDTERFLTMCNGMVMRMKLALVFQFTYIGVPYIYYGDEVGMVGGYDPDCRRCMIWNEEKQNLKLFNFYKKLISLRKENEELRYGTYKTLYARDGIISFKREYKGKSIIVIINNSSKEHSILLNGVQGKMDILGMGKIKIKGKIVSLEPNCAYILK, from the coding sequence ATGATAAGACAAGCTATATATCACAAAAGTGATGTTCCGTTTGCATATCCTTTAAATAAGGATGAGCTCCATATAGTCTTAAGAACTGCTTCTACAGATATAAAAAGATGTTACATTTTTTATCGTGACAGATATGATTGGATGGGTAAGTTCAAAGTAAAAGAAATGTTTTTAACTCAATCAAATGAGTTATTCGATTATTATGAAACGACACTTAAATTAAACAAGAAATTTGTATACTTTTTTTACTTAATATCTATGAAGAATGAAAGAGTCTACTATACAGAATCAGGTTTTTATGAGGAGAAGCCAGAAAATAGTTTTCATGGATTTTTCCAGTTTCCTTACATATGTGATATGGATGTTTTTTTTGCACCAAAGTGGACAAGCGATTGCATCATATATCAAATATTTCCTGATAGGTTCAACAATGGAGATAAATCAAATGATCCGGAGAATGTGAGACATTGGGGTGAGAAACCTGAACCAAATACATTTTTTGGGGGCGATATTCAGGGGATTATTGATAAAGTTGAATACCTTAAGGAACTGGGAATTAATGCGATATACATGACGCCAATATTTTTGTCACCGTCAACACATAAATACAATACATCAGATTATTATAAAATAGATCCTCATTTTGGTGATACTAATAAGGCTAAAGAATTAATTGATAAATGTCACAAAAATGGGATAAGAGTTATTTTTGATGCTGTCTTCAATCATTGTGGCTATGACTTTTTTGCATTTCAAGACGTGATTAAGAATGGGAGAGATTCAAAATATTGGGACTGGTTTAATGTTTATGAGTGGCCTATAAAAACAACACCTGTTCCAACATACGAAGCTTTTGCGGATCATGAATGGAGAATGCCGAAGCTTATGACTAAAAATCCTGATGTACAGGAGTATTTGCTTAATGTTGCCGAATATTGGATTAAAGAAGTTGACATCGACGGTTGGAGGCTTGACGTTGCAAATGAAATAGACCATCATTTTTGGAGAAGATTTAGGGAGATTGTGAAAAAAGCCAAGCATGATGCTATAATTGTCGGTGAGGTTATGCATGATGCATCGCCTTGGCTTTATGGTGACCAGTTTGATAGTGTCATGAATTATCCTTTTAAGAATGCTCTTGTTGACTTTTTTGCAAAGAGAAGCATAGATGCAAAACGATTTAATACTATTATGACTGAACAATTGATGAGGCATATGGATGGTGTTAATAGGGCTATGCTAAACCTAATAGGAAGCCATGATACAGAGAGATTTTTGACAATGTGTAATGGCATGGTAATGCGGATGAAGCTGGCATTGGTTTTTCAATTTACATATATTGGAGTTCCATATATATATTATGGAGATGAAGTTGGTATGGTTGGTGGTTATGATCCTGATTGTAGAAGATGTATGATTTGGAATGAAGAAAAACAAAACTTAAAGTTATTTAATTTTTATAAAAAGCTTATTTCTTTGAGAAAGGAAAATGAAGAACTAAGATATGGAACATACAAGACACTTTATGCGAGAGATGGAATTATAAGTTTCAAAAGGGAATACAAAGGTAAATCGATTATTGTAATAATAAATAATAGCAGCAAAGAGCATTCAATATTATTAAATGGCGTACAAGGGAAGATGGATATTTTAGGAATGGGTAAGATAAAAATAAAGGGTAAAATTGTATCATTAGAGCCAAACTGTGCCTATATTTTGAAATAA
- a CDS encoding helix-turn-helix domain-containing protein, translating to MNELGDVLKNARLKKGMTLDDLQEITKIRTRYLKAIEDGDFNVIPALVYAKGFVKSYAEAVGLDAGELLKKYSYLFEEPKEKDDVVQYVTTPLEEESSFDLSALLRRFIKPFIGVLVVCLFAFGIYYMVSQINKGLAPLPSTEQSTNNTTHKSQNQNKNNTTSSDVYSNNEKTTTFNLVNSTKSEFDYKVSPVADSYKVDLSVPGQKCWVSVKVDGVNTYQYLMTSGMIKTFDVKNSIEILMGNPPDAKITVDGKEIPHIDIPAPVTVKLEK from the coding sequence ATGAATGAACTTGGTGATGTACTTAAAAATGCGAGATTAAAAAAAGGCATGACACTTGACGATCTTCAGGAGATTACGAAAATTCGCACGAGATATTTGAAAGCTATAGAAGATGGTGACTTTAATGTAATACCAGCTTTAGTTTATGCAAAAGGGTTTGTTAAGAGCTATGCAGAGGCTGTAGGCTTAGATGCTGGTGAACTGTTAAAAAAATATAGCTATCTTTTTGAGGAACCTAAAGAAAAGGATGATGTAGTACAATATGTGACTACACCTTTAGAAGAAGAAAGCTCTTTTGATTTATCGGCGCTCCTTAGAAGGTTTATAAAGCCATTTATAGGGGTTTTAGTGGTGTGCCTTTTTGCATTTGGCATATATTACATGGTAAGCCAGATAAATAAAGGACTGGCGCCTCTTCCAAGTACAGAGCAAAGCACGAATAACACTACTCATAAATCACAAAATCAAAATAAAAATAATACTACTTCAAGTGATGTTTATAGCAATAATGAGAAGACAACTACGTTTAATTTGGTAAACAGCACAAAAAGCGAATTCGATTATAAAGTTTCACCTGTCGCTGATTCATACAAAGTCGATCTATCTGTACCTGGACAAAAATGTTGGGTTAGTGTGAAAGTGGATGGTGTCAATACCTATCAGTATTTGATGACATCAGGCATGATAAAAACTTTTGATGTCAAAAACAGCATAGAAATCTTGATGGGTAATCCGCCAGATGCTAAAATAACGGTAGATGGCAAAGAAATACCACACATTGATATTCCAGCACCAGTGACTGTAAAACTTGAAAAATGA